A window from Corynebacterium urogenitale encodes these proteins:
- a CDS encoding TIGR02569 family protein encodes MTTPPPPHILASFQVPAARPTQLESEWSRGWRCDRAVIGHADEPARAAWIARTMAKMRPAGVSVSRPILSSDGRYSVSGWRARTFLSGHRAPRFDEIATAAMRISEALKGESRPAFLHPPTIGGQWGETEIFAAMEEAAFADDPTQWVRAALRQDTVPREDVAAALSKAAELAEAREDLTEPDQLVHSDALGCVIFDGYSDPVLTDLVPAWRPAAWPVALLIVDAMAWGNGPDALLDRWSHLPDFWQLVLRAALYRVLLHATLPNARTDAWRGLARVADVINARVVSGE; translated from the coding sequence ATGACCACGCCCCCTCCACCCCACATTCTCGCGAGTTTCCAAGTACCAGCTGCGCGCCCAACCCAACTGGAATCAGAATGGAGCAGGGGGTGGCGCTGCGATCGGGCAGTGATCGGGCACGCCGATGAACCGGCTCGAGCAGCATGGATCGCCCGCACCATGGCGAAGATGCGGCCTGCAGGTGTGAGCGTCTCCCGCCCGATCCTCTCTTCCGACGGCCGCTACAGCGTGTCCGGGTGGCGTGCACGCACCTTCCTCAGCGGGCATCGGGCACCGCGCTTTGATGAGATTGCCACGGCCGCGATGCGCATTAGTGAGGCGCTGAAGGGAGAGTCACGCCCCGCATTCCTTCACCCACCAACGATCGGTGGGCAGTGGGGAGAGACAGAAATCTTCGCCGCCATGGAGGAGGCGGCCTTCGCGGATGATCCGACGCAGTGGGTGCGGGCAGCGCTCCGCCAAGACACTGTTCCGCGGGAGGATGTGGCGGCGGCACTGAGCAAGGCCGCTGAGCTCGCGGAGGCACGCGAGGACCTGACGGAGCCGGATCAACTCGTACACAGTGATGCGCTTGGGTGCGTGATTTTCGATGGTTACTCCGATCCCGTACTCACTGACCTTGTCCCAGCGTGGAGGCCCGCCGCCTGGCCGGTTGCCCTGCTGATCGTCGACGCCATGGCGTGGGGGAATGGGCCCGACGCCCTGCTGGACCGATGGAGTCACCTCCCCGATTTCTGGCAGTTGGTGCTCCGCGCAGCGCTCTACAGAGTGCTGTTGCACGCCACTTTGCCGAACGCTCGGACAGATGCTTGGCGTGGACTGGCACGTGTGGCGGACGTGATTAACGCGCGCGTTGTCTCGGGGGAATGA
- a CDS encoding ATP-dependent DNA helicase translates to MNFMPSDPAQRIGANSQPTVVLDRTAGSAQKKHTWEGLPAALISGDDRLDYNRPYAVLGGPGTGKTSLLVDAAVEFLLHGGSAEDLLFVTPTKEAATRLRTEIFERVRDTESYAATGTPVRSVHAWAFAIERWIRQRQNAPLPRLISGAEHDAQIRILLRGEVEDGLRLWPEDVMPALTFVGFARQLRDVLLRATERGMTASELEKVGVQFSRPMWEAAGRFLARYNQAQRLGESWNLNASELLHSVIHDMENTPEGQDVALRLRERLRLVLVDDAHNLDPAAARFVEHLIAPGTRTLIAGDPDQCVFHFRGADEAFLSRHAEHDDYRVVLSHSHRLASGQAQAVRALTAHLPHSSTRIPVQDKGAAGAVRTVIAGSAMAEKLHVADAVRRAHVVDGIPWEDIAVIVRGTGQIPSLRRVLLSHGVPVTVDPTSQVLAQQPLVSVLLLAVESVYRRLSVGETRQLLESSVGGADPVMVRRVERALGRAIAHSRTHGQEVPERSDGQPYQSADCLADLLAGQVTDQQYEEWTAFMSPRELDVVQRVTRVIDAGREAYAANAGVEAVLWKVWQATELSTRLQTRALRGGTLGSQADQDLDAVMSLFDLAGDFAERNPQASAQTFVEEVRAQELPTDTRDRRGSHEGAVEILPAHAAAGREWEVVIVSGVQEDVWPAGPTVGGLFGQLELVDYLDRQIDPNVLVSRIGPAVEEEKRLFLLALSRARSTCIITAVDNETDEGGVPSRFFTDIAEACSPLTAQSGAEDGSTELRAADLPRVLALEPLIGELRDAVGASTPPEDEREAAAWKARREDAAQNLAKMARAGIYGAHPSQWWGTAEPSTNHTLVDHDDQVRLSPSRLEALSDCALSAFFDRHRGVEKQTEHQRIGNAVHAIAEAIVGGLSLEDALRAVDAIVPLISDGPQWRTANLLERWREGITRLHEFLTARQEGAEGYTVTSEKMLRVPLGTMDDGHNVVLNGRIDLSVTGPDGATIVYDFKTSRTAKTQGEAQTSPQLSAYQFMIARTDGLSNDGAALVYPGTGDTKAKVVQQAAMSEDEVEDFGRVMLNLARSASGPEFRATPGKHCDFCDFATSCPAQTAGRTLV, encoded by the coding sequence ATGAACTTCATGCCATCGGATCCGGCCCAGCGCATTGGTGCGAACAGCCAGCCCACAGTGGTGCTCGATCGTACTGCGGGCAGCGCTCAGAAAAAACACACATGGGAGGGGCTGCCAGCGGCTCTGATCAGCGGAGATGACCGCTTGGACTACAACCGTCCCTACGCTGTTCTCGGTGGACCAGGGACGGGCAAAACCAGCTTGTTAGTGGATGCAGCGGTGGAGTTCTTGCTCCACGGTGGAAGCGCAGAGGATCTTCTTTTCGTGACACCAACCAAGGAGGCGGCGACACGGCTGAGAACGGAGATATTCGAACGCGTACGCGATACAGAATCCTATGCGGCGACGGGTACGCCGGTGCGCAGTGTTCACGCTTGGGCCTTTGCAATTGAGCGGTGGATTCGCCAACGCCAGAACGCTCCGCTGCCGCGCTTGATCTCCGGTGCGGAGCACGATGCACAGATCCGTATTCTGCTGCGTGGCGAGGTGGAAGATGGGTTACGCCTCTGGCCGGAGGATGTCATGCCGGCACTGACGTTCGTCGGCTTTGCCCGCCAGTTGCGCGATGTGCTTCTCCGCGCAACGGAACGCGGAATGACAGCAAGTGAGCTTGAAAAAGTAGGGGTGCAGTTTTCCCGACCCATGTGGGAGGCCGCCGGGCGCTTCCTGGCCCGCTACAACCAAGCACAGCGCCTAGGCGAATCGTGGAATCTCAATGCCTCCGAACTGCTTCATAGCGTCATCCACGATATGGAAAACACCCCGGAGGGGCAGGATGTTGCGCTGCGTCTTCGCGAGCGGTTGCGACTCGTCCTCGTTGATGATGCGCACAACCTTGACCCGGCTGCCGCACGCTTCGTTGAGCATCTCATCGCGCCGGGGACGCGCACGCTCATTGCGGGGGATCCCGATCAATGCGTCTTCCACTTCCGTGGAGCCGATGAAGCCTTTCTCTCCCGTCACGCAGAGCACGATGACTACCGCGTGGTACTCAGTCATTCGCACCGTCTAGCGTCGGGGCAAGCGCAGGCGGTCCGTGCCCTCACCGCACATCTGCCGCATAGCTCAACCCGTATCCCGGTGCAGGATAAAGGGGCTGCCGGCGCTGTACGGACTGTCATCGCAGGGTCCGCGATGGCGGAGAAACTACACGTCGCAGATGCAGTGCGTCGGGCCCACGTGGTCGATGGTATTCCGTGGGAAGATATCGCGGTCATTGTTCGTGGCACTGGTCAGATTCCTTCGCTGCGCCGAGTCCTGCTATCCCATGGTGTTCCGGTGACTGTCGACCCCACCTCGCAGGTTCTTGCGCAGCAGCCGCTGGTTTCCGTGTTGCTGCTCGCCGTGGAGTCGGTCTACCGCCGACTGTCAGTGGGTGAGACGCGGCAGCTGCTGGAATCTTCTGTGGGAGGTGCAGACCCGGTCATGGTGCGGCGCGTGGAGCGCGCCCTCGGTCGCGCAATCGCGCACTCGCGCACCCATGGTCAGGAGGTGCCGGAGCGCAGTGATGGACAACCGTATCAGTCTGCGGATTGCCTGGCTGATTTGCTGGCCGGACAGGTCACCGACCAGCAGTATGAAGAGTGGACCGCCTTCATGAGCCCACGTGAACTAGACGTGGTTCAGCGAGTCACGCGGGTGATCGACGCTGGCCGCGAAGCGTACGCAGCCAATGCTGGTGTCGAAGCTGTGTTGTGGAAGGTGTGGCAGGCGACCGAACTATCAACGCGACTGCAGACGCGAGCACTGCGTGGCGGCACCTTGGGTTCGCAAGCTGACCAGGACCTGGATGCCGTGATGAGCCTGTTCGATCTTGCAGGTGACTTCGCAGAGCGTAACCCACAGGCCAGCGCACAAACCTTCGTGGAAGAGGTACGCGCCCAAGAGTTGCCGACAGATACGAGAGACCGTCGAGGTTCCCACGAAGGTGCAGTGGAGATCCTGCCAGCTCACGCAGCGGCGGGCCGAGAATGGGAGGTGGTGATCGTCTCGGGAGTGCAGGAGGATGTGTGGCCTGCGGGGCCAACTGTTGGTGGACTCTTCGGCCAGCTCGAGCTCGTGGATTACCTGGACCGTCAGATTGACCCGAACGTCCTGGTATCCCGCATTGGTCCAGCCGTCGAGGAGGAGAAGCGCCTATTCCTCCTTGCGCTGAGCCGCGCCCGCTCCACATGCATCATCACGGCTGTGGACAATGAAACCGACGAAGGTGGCGTGCCTTCACGCTTCTTCACTGACATTGCTGAGGCCTGCTCGCCTCTTACTGCTCAATCCGGTGCAGAGGACGGTTCCACCGAGCTGCGCGCGGCCGACCTGCCACGTGTGCTGGCGCTAGAACCTCTCATCGGAGAGCTGCGGGATGCAGTGGGGGCTAGCACGCCTCCAGAGGACGAGCGGGAAGCCGCCGCGTGGAAAGCAAGGCGAGAAGATGCCGCACAAAACCTCGCCAAAATGGCGCGTGCCGGTATCTATGGCGCTCACCCCAGCCAGTGGTGGGGCACAGCCGAGCCTTCGACTAACCACACACTCGTCGATCATGACGATCAGGTGCGCCTGAGCCCCTCCCGCCTGGAAGCCTTATCCGACTGTGCGCTGAGTGCTTTCTTTGATCGCCACCGCGGTGTCGAGAAACAGACGGAGCACCAACGCATAGGTAACGCCGTTCACGCGATCGCCGAAGCCATTGTGGGCGGACTCAGTCTCGAGGACGCGCTCAGGGCCGTCGATGCGATTGTCCCACTCATCTCTGATGGTCCGCAGTGGCGAACCGCCAACCTGCTAGAGCGGTGGCGTGAGGGCATTACCCGACTCCACGAATTCCTGACAGCTCGTCAAGAAGGTGCTGAAGGCTACACGGTGACGTCGGAGAAGATGCTCCGCGTGCCACTCGGAACGATGGACGACGGGCACAACGTCGTGCTCAACGGCCGGATCGATCTCTCCGTGACGGGGCCGGACGGGGCGACCATCGTCTACGACTTCAAGACAAGCCGTACGGCGAAAACCCAGGGAGAAGCACAGACCAGCCCGCAGCTGTCGGCTTATCAGTTCATGATCGCGAGGACCGATGGACTCAGCAATGATGGTGCAGCACTGGTCTACCCAGGGACCGGGGACACCAAGGCGAAAGTCGTGCAGCAGGCAGCAATGTCAGAGGACGAGGTGGAAGACTTCGGCCGAGTGATGTTGAACCTCGCTCGCTCCGCCAGTGGCCCTGAGTTCCGCGCCACCCCAGGTAAACACTGCGATTTCTGCGACTTCGCCACCTCATGCCCCGCTCAGACGGCAGGAAGGACGCTGGTTTAA
- a CDS encoding DUF3107 domain-containing protein, with protein MQIKIGFTHNTRELQITSEKTQDEVLDQVRSFLADTNPAGTLELEGLKGTRHIVLREHVAYVEVGSASQGTVGFL; from the coding sequence ATGCAAATCAAGATCGGCTTCACGCACAACACCCGGGAGCTGCAGATTACCAGCGAAAAGACCCAGGACGAGGTACTCGACCAAGTGCGCAGCTTCCTGGCGGATACCAACCCAGCCGGCACCCTTGAGCTCGAGGGGCTGAAGGGCACCCGCCACATCGTGCTGCGCGAACACGTGGCATACGTCGAGGTCGGCTCTGCATCACAGGGCACCGTCGGCTTCCTCTGA
- a CDS encoding UvrD-helicase domain-containing protein: protein MNLDPQRHIFTPVELSQLLGQPYPPTEQQAAVIGAAPQGTFLVTAGAGAGKTETMAARVVWLVANGYVLPEQVLGLTFTKKAASELGQRIRTRLEALAHSSFMDQLDSDDPRREVLKNISPAVSTYDSYAGSIVREYGLLIPIEPAGRIITDAERWMIARDVVLGWGGSIRTDLAVNTLIKYLLKLSDEMDNHLASIEDVAHTTTLAMQALEELPKRGGKWSKDNHRFYDTQRARLDLLPMVQAFRERLDELDVMTFGQQMSKAAELVEAHAQVGEEQRRRFRVVMLDEYQDTGHAQRIMLRNLFGQGLDPELSVTAVGDPMQSIYMFRGATASNLEKFRQDFPLEDGSDSHKLELTVSWRNPAGVLALANEVAGWSMDTGRLVSELSPRDGAPRGDIKLGFFESEEEEIEWFANELAERWEAYASGDRSKPFSAAVLVRKNKQAIPVYEALVARGVPAEMTAGPGLLDLPEVADVYATLRVLVDPEDDPAMMRLLTGPRINLGAADIAVLSRRAQQLQRRDAEHHGPMITTLGVNLPRKLDQDLVATIPDPNEMPVGLADAIADFKDATEQGMSQEGARRIKELSQELGQLRRHSLSKPLPDLIADIEQMIGVRTEVLTRWHRDPESSIGTSHLEKFAGIVREFSELANASASALVDYLRAAYDEESGLEPGEVKKKQNVVQILTVHKSKGLEWDTVVVPFATRTNFADQAKPQSHDAWTTALHAMPTELRGDAEPDATTGVGMPIFDPSEAEKSSDHNKAVGAFKKAMNCYGTKEDDRIFYVAITRTERVLLVSGAAYTATAKDGRDPAVLLKYLSTKVRKDKELVCFSEAGQCYSKTYLKALAENGPLREDELLVPDVAVNDMRREWNKDWASRVESGELQQKQNISPWPRSRSVENNGIEIIEQVDLEAPGSDSAWDRETDLLIEEFRQQSTPEVRVPLGNRLTATEAVALRRDEEEFARRRRRPVPLEPKPFAKRGTAFHNWVEEHYGVSTLLDDEQLPGASDATLKDPELEKLKEAFLASQWAHRQPYSVEGAYSVSLGGHVYEGRIDAVFHDGDDMTTGWLVVDWKTGRKPTGEDMRAAEMQLGVYRLAWAKVLSRRLGIEVRPEGVRAAFHYVRANETVEPSTLPTADQLSGE from the coding sequence ATGAACCTCGACCCACAGCGACATATTTTCACCCCAGTAGAGCTGTCACAGCTGCTGGGCCAGCCCTACCCACCGACCGAGCAGCAGGCCGCGGTGATCGGCGCTGCCCCTCAGGGCACGTTCCTCGTCACGGCCGGCGCCGGCGCAGGTAAAACCGAGACCATGGCCGCGCGCGTGGTGTGGCTGGTCGCCAATGGATATGTCCTGCCAGAGCAGGTGCTGGGACTGACATTCACGAAGAAAGCAGCCAGCGAGCTGGGGCAGCGTATCCGCACCCGGTTGGAAGCGCTCGCGCACAGCTCGTTCATGGATCAACTGGACAGCGATGATCCGCGGCGTGAAGTACTGAAGAACATTTCTCCCGCTGTATCAACCTATGACTCCTACGCGGGCAGTATCGTGCGCGAATACGGTCTGCTGATTCCCATCGAACCGGCTGGGCGCATCATCACCGACGCTGAGCGCTGGATGATTGCCCGCGACGTGGTGTTGGGGTGGGGCGGAAGTATTCGCACAGACCTTGCAGTGAATACACTGATCAAATACCTGCTCAAGCTCTCCGATGAGATGGACAACCACCTAGCGTCCATCGAGGACGTAGCGCACACCACCACATTGGCAATGCAAGCGCTCGAAGAGCTGCCAAAGCGCGGAGGGAAGTGGAGCAAAGATAATCACAGGTTCTACGACACTCAACGCGCGCGTTTAGATCTCCTCCCGATGGTGCAGGCTTTCCGCGAACGCTTGGACGAACTCGACGTGATGACTTTCGGCCAGCAAATGTCCAAGGCAGCCGAACTAGTTGAAGCTCACGCGCAGGTGGGAGAGGAACAACGCCGCCGCTTCCGGGTGGTCATGCTGGACGAATACCAAGACACGGGCCACGCCCAGCGCATCATGCTGCGCAATCTGTTCGGCCAAGGATTGGATCCAGAGTTGTCTGTGACAGCCGTCGGCGACCCTATGCAGTCCATCTACATGTTCCGCGGCGCTACTGCTTCCAACCTGGAGAAATTCCGCCAAGACTTCCCGCTGGAAGATGGCTCTGATTCACACAAGCTGGAGCTCACAGTCTCCTGGCGTAACCCCGCCGGCGTGTTGGCACTGGCGAATGAGGTCGCAGGGTGGTCGATGGACACGGGACGCCTCGTGTCTGAACTGTCGCCGCGTGATGGTGCCCCACGTGGCGATATCAAGCTGGGTTTCTTTGAATCGGAAGAAGAGGAAATCGAGTGGTTCGCTAATGAGCTCGCCGAGCGATGGGAAGCTTACGCGTCAGGCGATCGGTCGAAGCCATTCTCCGCAGCGGTTCTCGTCCGTAAGAACAAGCAGGCGATCCCCGTTTATGAAGCTCTCGTGGCTCGTGGCGTGCCGGCGGAGATGACTGCTGGTCCAGGCCTTCTCGATCTGCCGGAAGTTGCTGATGTTTACGCCACCCTTCGCGTGCTCGTCGACCCAGAGGACGATCCAGCCATGATGCGGTTGCTCACCGGCCCCCGGATCAACCTCGGCGCAGCCGATATCGCAGTACTATCCCGCCGAGCACAGCAGCTGCAGCGCCGTGACGCTGAGCACCACGGGCCAATGATCACGACCTTGGGCGTGAACCTGCCACGAAAGCTGGACCAGGATCTCGTCGCCACCATTCCCGATCCCAATGAAATGCCCGTCGGCCTCGCAGATGCCATAGCCGATTTCAAGGATGCTACAGAACAGGGCATGAGTCAGGAAGGCGCTCGCCGCATCAAAGAGCTCTCGCAGGAACTCGGCCAGCTGCGCCGACATTCCCTGTCCAAACCGCTGCCGGATTTGATCGCTGACATTGAGCAGATGATTGGTGTACGCACTGAGGTGCTCACGCGATGGCACCGAGATCCGGAATCCTCCATCGGCACCAGCCACCTCGAGAAGTTCGCTGGAATTGTGCGGGAGTTTTCCGAGCTAGCCAATGCCAGTGCGAGCGCACTGGTGGACTACTTGCGCGCAGCCTACGACGAGGAATCCGGCCTGGAGCCCGGAGAGGTGAAGAAGAAGCAGAACGTCGTTCAGATCCTCACCGTTCACAAGTCCAAGGGTTTGGAATGGGATACCGTGGTCGTGCCGTTCGCGACGCGCACCAACTTCGCCGATCAGGCAAAGCCTCAGAGCCACGACGCATGGACCACCGCCTTGCACGCTATGCCGACGGAATTGCGCGGGGATGCGGAACCGGACGCAACCACTGGCGTCGGTATGCCGATCTTTGACCCGTCGGAGGCTGAGAAGTCCTCCGACCACAACAAGGCGGTCGGGGCCTTTAAAAAGGCGATGAACTGCTACGGGACCAAGGAGGATGACCGAATCTTTTATGTGGCGATCACTCGCACTGAGAGAGTCCTTTTGGTCTCCGGCGCTGCCTATACAGCTACGGCCAAGGACGGGCGTGACCCAGCTGTGCTGCTCAAGTACCTGTCTACGAAGGTTCGCAAGGACAAAGAGTTAGTGTGCTTCTCGGAGGCGGGGCAGTGCTACTCCAAGACCTACCTCAAAGCGCTGGCCGAGAACGGACCTCTTCGGGAAGATGAACTGCTCGTACCGGACGTGGCCGTTAACGATATGCGTAGAGAGTGGAATAAAGACTGGGCTTCTCGCGTGGAATCGGGGGAGCTTCAGCAGAAACAGAACATCTCCCCGTGGCCACGCTCACGCAGCGTGGAAAACAACGGAATCGAGATTATCGAGCAAGTGGACCTCGAAGCGCCAGGCTCTGATTCCGCCTGGGATCGGGAGACAGATTTGCTGATCGAAGAATTCCGCCAACAATCCACGCCTGAAGTTCGCGTGCCTTTGGGAAACCGCCTCACCGCTACGGAGGCCGTCGCACTGCGCCGGGATGAAGAGGAATTTGCCCGCCGGCGCCGGCGCCCAGTACCGCTGGAACCGAAGCCTTTCGCTAAGCGCGGAACGGCTTTCCACAATTGGGTGGAGGAACACTATGGGGTCTCCACGTTGCTCGACGACGAGCAGCTGCCCGGTGCCTCGGACGCGACGCTCAAGGATCCAGAATTGGAGAAGCTCAAGGAAGCATTCCTTGCGAGCCAGTGGGCTCATCGTCAGCCGTACTCAGTGGAAGGCGCATACTCCGTGTCACTGGGCGGGCATGTCTATGAGGGACGTATCGATGCCGTCTTCCATGACGGTGATGACATGACCACCGGGTGGCTGGTTGTCGACTGGAAAACTGGCCGTAAACCCACCGGTGAGGACATGCGCGCGGCGGAGATGCAGTTGGGTGTGTACCGCCTTGCGTGGGCGAAGGTGCTTTCGCGACGGCTCGGCATCGAGGTGCGGCCCGAGGGGGTGCGGGCGGCGTTCCACTATGTGAGGGCCAACGAAACGGTGGAACCGAGTACACTACCCACAGCAGATCAGTTAAGTGGAGAGTAG
- a CDS encoding DUF3152 domain-containing protein, whose protein sequence is MTHSPHSNRPHRERFSIPEPLGGSAHSAYSRQQPTNKWKIAIVGVFVLVTILVLVNALTTAKDSENESGVASTATQQDGTQPPKRGEGPIPDGEFRGLKSSDLPPGAPYTQRSSEKFRAVGTPGERFGEGTKDKYTYVVEVEDTIDGSSFGGLDAFASMVDATLANPKSWIADKEVSFQHVNEEDLPPGKEPDFRFQLATAETTHGVCGNTYQLETSCFMPIGNRVVLNESRWIRGAISYAGDIGSYRQYMINHELGHGIGYAAHQPCSKDGALAPLMMQQTLSLSNSELRKINPDEVYENDGKTCVANPWPYPTGEKTDQAAKENGTRSN, encoded by the coding sequence ATGACACATTCCCCGCATTCCAACAGACCCCACCGAGAGCGCTTCAGCATTCCTGAGCCACTCGGTGGATCGGCGCATTCCGCCTACAGTCGGCAGCAACCGACGAACAAGTGGAAGATTGCCATCGTGGGTGTCTTTGTGCTGGTGACGATCCTGGTGCTCGTTAATGCTCTCACGACTGCGAAGGACAGTGAAAACGAGTCCGGCGTGGCGTCGACGGCAACGCAACAGGATGGCACACAACCGCCGAAGCGCGGGGAAGGGCCGATCCCGGACGGTGAGTTCAGAGGCCTGAAGAGCAGCGACCTTCCACCTGGTGCGCCCTACACTCAGCGCTCCTCAGAGAAATTCCGCGCCGTCGGAACGCCCGGCGAGCGCTTTGGGGAGGGCACAAAGGACAAGTACACCTATGTCGTCGAAGTAGAGGACACGATCGATGGATCCTCCTTTGGCGGCCTCGACGCCTTTGCGTCCATGGTGGATGCGACATTGGCTAATCCCAAGTCCTGGATCGCGGACAAGGAAGTCTCTTTCCAGCACGTCAATGAGGAGGATTTGCCGCCGGGGAAGGAGCCGGACTTCCGATTCCAATTGGCTACTGCCGAAACAACCCACGGGGTGTGCGGTAACACCTACCAGCTGGAAACCAGCTGCTTCATGCCCATCGGCAACCGGGTTGTACTCAACGAGTCTCGGTGGATCCGTGGTGCGATCTCCTACGCCGGAGACATTGGCAGTTACCGCCAGTACATGATTAACCACGAGCTGGGTCACGGAATCGGCTACGCAGCCCATCAGCCGTGCTCCAAGGACGGTGCGTTGGCGCCGCTGATGATGCAGCAGACGCTGAGCCTCAGCAACTCTGAGTTGCGCAAAATCAACCCAGATGAGGTGTACGAGAACGATGGCAAAACCTGCGTGGCTAACCCTTGGCCGTACCCCACTGGCGAAAAGACTGACCAGGCAGCGAAAGAAAACGGAACGCGGAGCAATTAA
- a CDS encoding DEAD/DEAH box helicase, whose translation MSAKVSRDAHAGKTFAELGVAAEIVDALAQRGIDRTFAIQEYTLPLALKGSDLIGQARTGMGKTYGFGVPLLDRVFDDADVSAPDGSVRALIVVPTRELCLQVTSDLEIAAQNLVVDSRPLTITAIYGGVPFDKQTKLLQSAVDVVVGTPGRLLDLARQKLLDLSTVEIVVLDEADEMLDQGFLDDVSDILSQTSPKRQTMLFSATMPGPIVALTRTFMNHPVLVQADSAATDATHESTRQIIFQSHKMDRMSTLARVLQSPGRGRTIVFARTKRQTAMIAEDLANLGFRVGAVHGDMRQADRESSLTDFRSGVTDIMVATDVAARGIDVEDVTHVINYQVPDDERTYVHRIGRTGRAGHTGTAVTLLGWDEVLRWKAIDDALKIGQPEPPQWFSSSPEFLETFGLPEDIEDRVGSPRKVKGSRSATAPAHRPRRGGGGPRHHRRPRS comes from the coding sequence GTGAGCGCGAAGGTGTCAAGGGATGCACACGCAGGGAAAACATTCGCGGAACTGGGCGTTGCAGCGGAGATCGTGGATGCGCTCGCGCAGCGTGGTATCGATCGCACCTTCGCTATCCAGGAATACACCCTTCCCCTTGCGCTTAAAGGTAGCGACCTGATTGGGCAAGCCCGCACTGGTATGGGCAAGACTTACGGTTTCGGTGTGCCTTTGCTCGACCGAGTATTCGACGATGCCGATGTCAGCGCCCCCGATGGTTCCGTGAGAGCGCTCATCGTGGTGCCAACGCGCGAGCTGTGCCTGCAGGTCACGAGCGACTTAGAGATCGCCGCCCAGAACCTCGTCGTGGATAGCCGCCCACTCACCATTACCGCGATTTATGGTGGAGTTCCTTTCGACAAGCAGACGAAGCTCCTGCAATCTGCGGTCGATGTGGTTGTCGGCACCCCCGGCCGCCTGCTGGATCTCGCACGGCAGAAGCTTTTGGACCTATCAACCGTGGAAATCGTCGTTCTCGACGAGGCCGACGAGATGCTCGACCAAGGATTCCTCGACGATGTCTCCGATATCCTCTCCCAGACTTCCCCGAAGCGGCAGACGATGTTGTTTTCCGCCACGATGCCGGGGCCAATCGTCGCACTCACCCGCACCTTCATGAATCACCCAGTACTGGTGCAGGCCGATAGCGCAGCTACAGATGCCACGCACGAATCCACCCGACAGATCATCTTCCAGTCCCACAAAATGGATCGCATGTCCACCCTCGCCCGCGTACTGCAGAGTCCTGGTCGAGGTCGGACGATTGTGTTTGCACGCACGAAGCGGCAAACAGCAATGATCGCAGAGGATCTAGCGAATCTGGGTTTTCGCGTGGGAGCTGTCCACGGCGATATGCGGCAGGCCGACCGTGAATCCTCCCTCACGGATTTCCGTTCGGGCGTCACGGACATCATGGTAGCCACCGATGTCGCAGCCCGCGGCATCGATGTAGAGGATGTCACTCACGTGATCAACTACCAGGTGCCGGACGACGAGCGCACCTATGTTCACCGAATCGGTCGCACCGGCCGTGCAGGGCACACCGGCACCGCAGTGACCCTTCTGGGCTGGGACGAGGTGCTGAGGTGGAAGGCCATTGATGATGCCCTGAAGATTGGCCAACCGGAGCCTCCTCAATGGTTTAGTTCCTCGCCCGAATTCCTTGAAACCTTCGGACTGCCAGAGGACATTGAGGATCGTGTAGGTTCCCCGCGCAAGGTGAAAGGTTCCCGCTCCGCTACTGCCCCGGCTCACAGGCCTCGCCGTGGTGGCGGTGGCCCACGCCACCACCGGCGCCCGCGCTCATGA